From Actinopolyspora lacussalsi, a single genomic window includes:
- a CDS encoding ADP-ribosylglycohydrolase (product_source=COG1397; cath_funfam=1.10.4080.10; cog=COG1397; pfam=PF03747; superfamily=101478) encodes MSTSSTVVDRAVGCLLGAALGDSLGVPVEFEEHGDIRARYGPDGVTEPPPQALLGDAAQMLLFTGEGYLHAWATGNHGGRWRPVEATGAAYRRWLLTQQEDKPHYGATGLLAEPELYVNRSPGLTSLRALQEDLLGTPEEPINSSKGCGAVDRAAGAGFAPTVEMSYTLGCQFGALTHGAPGGWAAAGAMAALIHLLAVQGRRIPQAVDQAAGRVLREDGETATGLADAATLARIDVRTAYVQRLGQGWVGPEALAIGAYCALALPKREQFRDALWLAANHSGHSDTTAAITGAILGARHGTAALPRDWLNRLELADVIERIGHDLGASCVGEKFNDRRYLTLG; translated from the coding sequence GTGTCGACGTCGTCCACGGTGGTGGATCGTGCCGTGGGGTGCTTGCTCGGTGCGGCGCTGGGCGACTCCCTCGGAGTTCCGGTCGAGTTCGAGGAGCACGGTGACATCCGTGCGCGCTACGGCCCGGACGGAGTAACCGAACCACCGCCGCAGGCGCTACTCGGCGACGCCGCGCAGATGCTGCTGTTCACCGGCGAGGGATACCTGCACGCCTGGGCGACCGGCAATCACGGCGGCCGGTGGCGCCCGGTGGAAGCCACGGGCGCCGCCTATCGGCGGTGGCTGCTGACGCAGCAGGAGGACAAACCGCACTACGGAGCGACGGGCCTGTTGGCCGAGCCGGAGCTCTACGTGAACCGCTCCCCCGGGCTGACCAGCCTGCGCGCGCTGCAGGAGGACCTGCTGGGAACTCCCGAGGAGCCGATCAACAGTTCCAAGGGGTGTGGCGCGGTGGACCGCGCGGCCGGAGCCGGCTTCGCTCCCACCGTCGAGATGTCCTACACGCTGGGCTGCCAGTTCGGCGCGCTGACCCACGGCGCCCCCGGAGGGTGGGCGGCGGCGGGAGCCATGGCCGCGCTGATCCACCTGCTCGCGGTGCAGGGCAGGCGAATTCCGCAGGCGGTGGACCAGGCGGCGGGCAGAGTGCTGCGGGAGGACGGCGAAACGGCCACGGGACTGGCCGACGCGGCGACCCTCGCCCGCATCGACGTGCGCACGGCGTACGTCCAGCGGCTGGGGCAGGGTTGGGTCGGCCCGGAGGCGTTGGCCATCGGGGCCTACTGCGCGCTGGCCCTGCCCAAGCGCGAACAGTTCCGCGACGCGCTGTGGCTGGCCGCCAACCACTCGGGACACAGCGACACCACGGCGGCCATCACCGGGGCCATCCTGGGCGCCAGGCACGGCACCGCCGCACTGCCGCGGGACTGGCTCAACCGGCTGGAGCTGGCCGACGTGATAGAGCGCATCGGACACGACCTCGGCGCGTCCTGCGTGGGCG